The following coding sequences are from one Carettochelys insculpta isolate YL-2023 chromosome 5, ASM3395843v1, whole genome shotgun sequence window:
- the DYNAP gene encoding dynactin-associated protein, giving the protein MDNPGFEMHEEKIHSSSNKKEWTKQEIPERKSHWSLLNIFLVCLLACIICTIIGVLILSLVYINNTKFMTELNILKHEITSPNAPTRKSDKRRVDVKFQFLNHLSKSKVFQFPGGDIQWARFRYDVNDYQSEEEMEFGTSINNQRSKMTFGTLRIKSKGLRAPHWHFNANEHGFLLKGSAWIGVVDAGGSIVTTYNVTAGQVIFFPKNTLHWIKNVGEDDCLFLLFFTTHEELQTLDVDDVFFSTPEDIAARSLKPKDGVKFIRTFKKQKEDQAINLPPNLAELVQNASYVQSLDKLVWRYFYNLKDSTEFKLPGGVIQWARYRKNGVGLNENEKIFSDSLQRHENTLTLGSLRIYSNGLRQPHFHFNANEMGYVISGCGKVGIIVSSKITTDFDIGVGDVVFFPIGTQHYVKSTCDEDLLMILAFSTGNQLQTLDMDDYFHATADHILAQLFFKKQEEFKKIPRFSEDQAINLP; this is encoded by the exons atGGATAACCCAGGATTTGAAATGCATGAAGAGAAAATACACAGTTCCTCAAATAAAAAGGAATGGACGAAGCAAGAGATACCA GAAAGAAAGAGCCACTGGTCGCTGTTGAACATTTTTTTAGTTTGTCTTTTGGCCTGCATAATCTGCACCATTATAGGAGTGCTTATTTTATCCTTGGTCTACATTAATAACACCAAATTTATGACAGAGCTGAATATTCTAAAGCATGAAATAACCTCTCCAAATGCTCCAACAAGAAAGTCAGACAAAAGAAGAGTAGATGTCAAATTCCAGTTTCTGAATCATCTGAGTAAATCTAAg GTATTTCAGTTTCCTGGGGGTGATATTCAGTGGGCAAGATTTAGGTATGATGTAAACGATTATCAAAGTGAAGAAGAAATGGAATTTGGAACAAGCATAAACAATCAGCGGTCTAAGATGACTTTTGGAACATTACGAATCAAAAGCAAAGGTCTCCGGGCCCCCCATTGGCACTTTAATGCCAATGAACATGGCTTTCTCCTAAAG GGTAGTGCCTGGATCGGTGTTGTTGATGCTGGTGGTAGCATAGTTACCACGTACAATGTTACAGCAGGCCAAGTGATTTTCTTTCCTAAGAACACATTGCATTGGATAAAGAATGTGGGAGAAGATGACTGTTTGTTCCTGCTGTTCTTTACAACACATGAAGAACTTCAGACCTTGGATGTTGATGATGTATTTTTCTCCACGCCAGAAGACATAGCAGCAAGATCATTAAAG CCTAAAGACGGAGTGAAGTTTATTAGAACATTCAAGAAACAAAAAGAAGATCAAGCTATTAACCTTCCACCAAACTTAGCAGAACTTGTTCAGAATGCCAGCTATGTGCAATCTCTAGACAAGCTAGTGTGGAGATACTTCTATAACCTCAAAG ATTCAACAGAATTCAAACTTCCAGGAGGAGTAATTCAGTGGGCTCGCTATCGCAAAAATGGAGTTGGTCTAAATGAAAATgagaaaatcttcagtgactcACTGCAAAGG CATGAAAATACTCTTACCTTAGGAAGTCTCAGGATATACAGCAATGGACTGCGGCaacctcattttcatttcaatGCTAATGAGATGGGCTATGTTATTAGTGGCTGTGGAAAG GTGGGAATTATTGTTTCATCTAAAATTACCACTGACTTTGACATTGGTGTTGGTGATGTTGTGTTTTTTCCCATTGGAACACAACATTATGTCAAAAGCACATGTGATGAGGATTTGCTTATGATTCTAGCATTCAGCACTGGCAACCAG CTGCAAACCCTTGATATGGATGACTACTTCCATGCCACAGCGGATCATATTCTTGCCCAGCTTTTCTTCAAGAAACAAGAGGAATTTAAGAAGATCCCAAGGTTTAGTGAGGATCAGGCAATTAACCTGCCATAG
- the C5H18orf54 gene encoding lung adenoma susceptibility protein 2: protein MACSFGKDSIYSPESTVSSLLASCSLKSSNSYSDGSIKYNDKVYNSASQALEAYIEDFDRSLTSSEVSTGKICTSQSTPKDKSAKCGFVQKYALEDFNKQVKLNSIDSPFIRQTVCDPDMISLTTDDLLEFPADGSVPFIYRTPSWSGLQNGKWIRKSLKKSAFYPYQTSSFYVERDFGFQDNDNAVDNQNHYRNIEKERNSVSKSHKYSSIISKENTGDCTFQQHSKSISDKNYPRWLTSNKSDLNVSGISSIPDFKYPVWLKSHNLLSDPANQSFIHTSNVQDKSLYSKNCENLEKSHILDKMDCNSFEQNSYLDSKSDSELTGNCRCGRPSAYFQSGGVLSRQSKQPFRDDQIELLILKAKRTLETSVENLSSALKNDGSPCTVDILEGERSWEKVPIAFKPPVPVQCEEDENILQSPKANLVNQFLEDCLKNENPENTFSGGNHHGPVEALKLMLFNLQAVHESFNETKTAEQNDEFKKVSETVSELKLCDNDVIPVTKSLGRALHHLSRLKDLVEDTSGQQDHKAHHQEDRKGRENLQIRNILLETEQD, encoded by the exons ATTAAATACAACGACAAGGTGTACAACTCTGCATCTCAGGCTTTAGAGGCCTATATTGAAGATTTTGATCGAAGTCTAACATCTTCAGAAGTAAGCACTGGAAAAATCTGCACAAGTCAGAGTACCCCTAAAGATAAGTCAGCAAAGTGTGGGTTTGTACAAAAATACG CTTTGGAGGACTTTAACAAGCAAGTAAAACTAAACTCCATTGACTCACCTTTTATAAGACAAACTGTTTGTGACCCAGACATGATTAGCCTCACCACAGATGATCTACTAGAATTTCCAGCAGACGGATCAGTGCCTTTTATCTACAGGACTCCCTCTTGGTCAGGGCTTCAAAATGGCAAGTGGATTCGGAAGTCACTGAAGAAATCAGCCTTCTATCCTTATCAAACTTCCTCTTTTTATGTTGAAAGAGACTTTGGTTTCCAAGACAATGACAATGCTGTGGATAATCAAAATCACTACAGAAACAttgagaaagagagaaacagtGTATCTAAATCTCACAAATACAGTTCTATAATTTCTAAAGAAAATACAGGGGATTGCACTTTTCAACAACACTCTAAGTCCATTTCTGACAAGAATTATCCACGGTGGCTTACTAGCAATAAGTCCGACTTGAATGTCTCAGGGATAAGTAGTATTCCTGATTTCAAGTACCCAGTCTGGCTAAAAAGTCATAATCTTTTATCTGATCCAGCTAATCAAAGTTTTATTCACACATCTAATGTTCAAGATAAATCTTTGTATTCAAAAAATTGTGAAAACTTGGAAAAATCCCACATTTTGGATAAAATGGACTGTAATTCTTTTGAACAAAATAGTTACCTAGATTCAAAAAGTGACAGTGAATTAACAGGAAACTGCAGATGTGGCAGACCAAGTGCATACTTCCAATCTGGCGGTGTTCTCTCAAGACAGTCTAAACAGCCATTCAGAG ATGACCAGATTGAATTGCTTATCCTGAAGGCAAAGAGAACTCTAGAGACTTCTGTTGAGAATTTATCAAGTGCTCTGAAAAATGATGGGAGTCCTTGCACAGTAGATATACTGGAAGGAGAAAGATCATGGGAAAAAGTTCCCATTGCTTT CAAACCTCCAGTGCCTGTACAGTGTGAAGAAGATGAAAACATTCTACAGTCACCCAAGGCTAACCTTGTTAATCAATTCCTTGAAGACTGTTTAAAAAATGAGAATCCG GAAAATACCTTTTCAGGAGGTAACCATCATGGGCCAGTTGAAGCTTTAAAGCTAATGTTGTTCAACCTACAAGCAGTTCATGAAAGCTTTAATGAGACTAAAACTGCTGAACAAAATGATGAGTTTAAAAAA gtttCAGAAACAGTTTCTGAATTGAAGCTGTGTGACAATGACGTGATCCCTGTTACCAAGTCCCTTGGAAG GGCTTTACACCATTTGTCCCGACTCAAAGACCTAGTTGAAGATACCAGTGGCCAACAAGATCACAAAGCTCATCATCAAGAAGATagaaagggaagagaaaattTACAAATCAGAAATATATTATTGGAAACTGAGCAGGATTAG